Proteins encoded together in one Prunus dulcis chromosome 3, ALMONDv2, whole genome shotgun sequence window:
- the LOC117621021 gene encoding allene oxide cyclase, chloroplastic-like, with the protein MACSSASRPTKVQELHVYEINERDRASPAYLSLSQKPVNSLGDLVPFTNKIYTGDLQKRLGVTAGICILIENKPEKKGDRYEAIYSFYFGDYGHISVQGPYLTYEDTYLAVTGGSGIFEGVYGQVKLHQIVFPFKILYTFYLKGIEDLPEELTAVKLVEPSLAVEPSPAAKACEPQATIYNFTN; encoded by the exons ATGGCCTGCTCAAGCGCTTCAAGACCCA CCAAAGTTCAAGAACTCCATGTGTATGAGATCAATGAGAGAGACCGCGCAAGCCCTGCATATCTCAGTTTAAGCCAGAAACCTGTTAATTCTCTTGGAGACCTCGTCCCCTTCACTaacaaa ATATATACTGGGGATCTTCAGAAACGCTTGGGAGTGACAGCAGGCATCTGCATTTTGATCGAGAACAAGCCGGAGAAGAAAGGTGATCGATATGAGGCTATTTACAGCTTCTATTTTGGAGACTATGGTCACATTTCAGTTCAAGGACCTTATTTGACCTACGAGGACACGTATCTGGCTGTGACTGGTGGCTCTGGGATCTTTGAAGGAGTGTACGGGCAGGTGAAGCTGCACCAGATTGTGTTCCCTTTCAAGATCCTCTACACTTTTTACCTCAAGGGGATTGAGGATTTGCCTGAGGAGCTTACTGCTGTGAAGCTTGTGGAACCAAGCCTTGCTGTTGAGCCCAGCCCTGCTGCCAAGGCTTGTGAGCCTCAAGCCACAATCTACAACTTCACCAACTAA
- the LOC117621018 gene encoding AP2/ERF and B3 domain-containing transcription repressor RAV2-like, with protein sequence MDVLNESTSEAANSNKLPSSRYKGVVPQPNGRWGAQIYEKHQRVWLGTFNAAEEAAKAYDIASIKFRGLETITNFNQNQLKPYMDGDNETLFLQSHSKAEIVDMLRKHSYTNELEMYKLKLFNAGDDDAARKRIKCHVNLMEGYDHQREWLFEKVATPSDVGRLNRMVIPKQHAEKHFPLHLSEELCKGVLLNFEDGEGKVWRLRYCYWSSSQSYVLTKGWTRFVKDKKLKAGDVVRFERSRGEEKKMFIDCRPRNVEVLGLGEMASRVEVEEPLSRVQEDDGVVRLFGVNIVETCSCIVDNNMCWRLGARISS encoded by the coding sequence ATGGATGTGTTAAATGAGAGCACAAGTGAGGCTGCAAATTCAAACAAGTTACCTTCTTCTAGGTACAAGGGAGTTGTCCCGCAGCCAAATGGCAGATGGGGAGCTCAAATATACGAGAAGCACCAGCGTGTGTGGCTAGGAACCTTCAATGCAGCAGAAGAAGCTGCTAAGGCCTATGACATTGCCTCAATAAAGTTCAGAGGCCTCGAAACCATCACAAACTTCAACCAGAATCAGTTGAAGCCTTACATGGATGGTGACAACGAAACCCTTTTCTTGCAATCTCATTCCAAGGCCGAGATCGTCGACATGCTTCGAAAACACTCGTACACCAATGAGCTTGAGATGTACAAGCTCAAGCTGTTCAATGctggtgatgatgatgctgCTAGGAAGAGAATTAAGTGTCACGTTAATTTGATGGAAGGTTATGATCATCAGAGGGAGTGGCTTTTCGAGAAAGTGGCGACGCCAAGCGATGTAGGGAGATTAAACCGCATGGTCATACCAAAACAACATGCAGAGAAGCATTTTCCGTTGCATCTGAGTGAGGAATTATGTAAAGGGGTGCTGTTGAATTTTGAGGATGGTGAGGGGAAAGTTTGGAGGCTTCGATATTGTTATTGGAGTAGCAGTCAGAGTTATGTGTTGACGAAAGGGTGGACTCGTTTTGTGAAGGACAAGAAGTTGAAAGCAGGGGATGTTGTTAGGTTTGAGAGATCGAGaggggaggagaagaagatgttCATTGACTGTAGACCAAGAAACGTCGAGGTTTTGGGGCTCGGAGAGATGGCTAGTAGGGTTGAAGTTGAAGAGCCTTTGTCAAGGGTTCAAGAAGATGATGGAGTGGTAAGATTGTTTGGAGTTAACATTGTGGAAACATGTAGTTGTATTGTAGACAATAACATGTGTTGGAGGCTTGGAGCAAGAATAAGTTCATAG
- the LOC117621024 gene encoding uncharacterized protein LOC117621024 — MKLNSAAMAADQSNKRSNRVSCRRLGGYLRQQKGRLYIIRRCVVMLLCWHD, encoded by the coding sequence ATGAAGCTTAACAGTGCAGCCATGGCAGCTGATCAGTCCAACAAAAGGAGCAATAGGGTTTCATGCAGAAGGCTTGGAGGGTATCTTAGACAGCAGAAAGGGAGGCTCTACATCATTAGGAGATGTGTGGTTATGCTTCTCTGCTGGCATGACTAA